The genomic stretch TGGGACGGGCCGATCAGCCCAGATCTAGAAGAACGTGAGGAGGCGGGAGGTAATGGATCAAGGAAGACTGATGTAACACCCCGACCACCCCTCGGCCGGACCTGTTACCCCTGcagctctctaggatctctagactagccccacagaccaacacatgtctttcctgcgcactttgtcctcactcgtgcgcacccgggaactacttcccggtcggtcacccatcctcaaattactccgggccaagcacgcttaacctcggagttctttgCTGATGAGCTTCCGAAAAataagttgcaacttgttggtatgagtatcctatcaatcctattaagccctAGGCCAGGATGTCACACTCATCCCCCCTTAGAAGATCGACGCCCTCGTCGATCAACCCCAGGCCAGAAACGTCCCCTCTTGGCACACGTCCATGTGTCCAGTGCTGGCACATGTGCCACGACGGGCCACAtgtcttcccggtcggtcacccatcctcaaattactacgggccaagcacgcttaacctcggagttctttgctgatgagcttccggaaaagaagttgcaacttattgatatgagtatcctatcaatcctattaagccctAGGCCAGGATGTCACAACTGACCCGATCATATGATACCGGGACTTGAAAACAAATCACTACAAAAGGAGGTATAGCCTGCATAATGGCTTTGATGAAAACTTCTTTGCCATGCGAGACAAAGGCCGATCAGAACATCCACGAAGGCGCTTCTAGACCTTATCATGGAGGAAATTAAAAGTGGTTGTGGGTGCACTACCAACTTCAGTTGGTATCCCAAGATATATATCATGCCAGTACCTCTGGTTGCACCCCGAGCTGATTTTTAACACTCTATTTGATACCAATATCACAACGAGCTTCTAAGAAAACGGACAACTTGTCTCTGTTAATCGTCACAATAGAGCTGCAAAGTATCCTTTAACGCAGTGATACTCCGATCATCATTACGGGCGAAGAAGATAATATCGGCGACAAATAATAAGTGGAAGATCGGGGGCCCTACCGCCCATTACAATACCTTGTAGTTGTCCCGACTCCTCCTTATCATGAAGAAAACAAGAGAAACCCTCCGACTGAATTAACAACAAGTAAGGGCTGATCGAATCTCCCTTTCTAACCCCACGGGTTGGGATCGCGGGCTATGTTAACTCACCATTAACCTTCACCGCATATCGCACCTCCGTGACACACCTCATGACAAACTTGATCCATGGAGTGGCAAAGCCCATCTTGCATAAACATCCATGTAAATAGCCCCCTTCTACGGGATTGTAAGCTTTCATCACGTCAATCTTGAGGGAAAAATACGGGTGATACTGTACACCGACAGCACCGCACACCCCTACAGGCGTGAGGTGGCTTGCTAGGCCACGGCCCAACAACATCAGGTAACtgattttcctttttgttttgttttccttttctgtttttttttgtagaaTGTGAATACTTCTGGAAAATAAAAAATTCTAAATTCTGAACATTTTTAACTTGGAACAAATTTTGAAACTGAAcgtttttttaaatttgaacaattttttaaaatgATTTTTTAATTAATTTCGAAAATTGTTcgaaatttaaatttgttcaaaattcaaaattcgttcaagattaaatatttgttcaaattttaaaaattgttcaaaatttaaaattttgttctaatttcaaaattcgttcaagattaaaaatttgttcaaatataaatttgtaaaatttcaaaattcgttcaagattataaatttgttcaaattataaaattcgttcaaatttaatAATTTTCGAAacagaaaaaaacaaaagaaaaataaaacagaaaacaaaaatagGAAAATGAAACGGAGAAAGGagtaacaaaaaagaaaagaaaaaaacgtaAAAAAGAGGAAGCTCgcacctaactgggccggcccgtaccgcgcgcgaggtgtgcggtacgcgccgacctggtctCTTGGTGATACGGAGGCCTGGTACGCAGTGAGGCCCAACAAAGCAAGTTTGCCCGGCCCAAGATGAGCAACGCCATAGACTCCGTCGCAGTTCGCCGTCGCCCGCGGCACCTTATCCCGTCGGCTTTTCAATTCCACGGTTCCGCCCCACAACGACAACGGCACGCAGCTCGCTCTCCTGTTGCCCTCCCAACTCCGGCTCCAACTCCACCGCCAGAAGCGGCTCCTCCTCCTGTCCTCCCCGTCCCGGATAGCCGATCCACCGCCGGGAGAAGCTACTcgggtcctcgtcgtcgtcgtggagaGACGAAAGCGGGCGGGGGAGCGCcggcatcgccatcgccatcggcTTCGCCGTCGGCGCCAGGCCGCCAGCGACACGAAAGCGTGGTAAATCctcgctctctctctcacacTCAAATCCGATGCTCGGATTGAGTAGTAGCATCTACCAAACCTAGCGCTAGCTGCTGTACCTGTGATGCAGCATGTACGCCCATGGCTAGCCCTACAATTTGCAGCGCTGCAACTGAACGATGCCCCTTCCACGATTCGGCTGCACGCGCGGCGCCTGTGGATGTCCTCGCGCAGTCGCGCTAATACGTTGATACTTagcgtttcgttcttcgttaattTATGGTTCGAATTTCAGCATCGGCGCACCAGGCGCGCGGTTAAGATTTCAGAAGGACGGCGGGCGCCATGCAGGTTTGGGGTGCTCAGTTGACCTCACCAACACCTCTTCGGCGAGAACCATGGCCGCTATTCGGTGGATGCTCCGAGTCTACACGAGATAGCTGTTGCTTCTTGGGTGAGGCCGCGATGTTCCATCATATCTCGCGTTATCTCTTATTATGCGTGTGATTACCCTCAACAACTTCTCATGGATTTTTGGCATTTTGGGGAGCATACCTGAAGTTGCTCCAGTTTTCTGCCAATTGTCTTGAATCTTAAGTTTCTTATTGTAGGGAGTCAGAAACCATTATGTAAAGCACAGTGCTCTCAGGTGTCACATTCTAGCTCTACAACAGATGCAGCTCATCTTCAGAAGGAGGTACGCCAGGAATGCACTGGATGCTAAATATATACTAATGTTGAATATCAACCATTGtcgtgttttatttttatttcatacCATGACAAGAAATACCAATGCAGCATTGCGTCTGTATTTCTTATGTCTTGTGTCCTATTGAATTGCTAAGGATGACTGAACCTTTTAGAACTGAGTGAGAAACACAAACATTGTTTCTTTTCTATGGCGTAGTCATGCAGTCCTCTCAAGCAGGATTTATTTTCTGAATTTACTCATAAATATTAGCCATTACACATTTTTTTCAGGACATGAATTCTTGTGTTGATAGGCCAACATCCTATCTGCACGTGCAAACTCTTAGGGATTTCCCAGTTGAAAAGCTTTTTGGAGAGGTGGTCCTGGTCCGACTTGATTCTGTAATACTACTGGACCCTCTAGGCTCATGCAATTTGTCACTGAAAAGGACACTATCAACTATCAAATACCTGTACAAAGCAGGAGCCAAAGTGCTTCTAGTTACCAGTTGGGATCCAGTGCTCCAATCTGTCATGCCAGTGCTAAATTCAACTGAATCTCTTGCAGGTTAATTGATATCCATGTGCCGATATGCTTATCCAAGTCTTTACAATGATAAGTTGTTAAAATATTGTTGTATTTTCAGATCGATTTTGTTCTTCTTTACGACTTTACAGCAGAATGATTCTATCACCAATAAGCCTGAGATTACATACTTCCGAAAAGGATTACATGTTTGTGCAACATAGCCCTGTAAATGTATTTTATTATATGCAAACCAAACTGATCTGTGTATCTGGATAAACCGAGTTAGAATGCTATTGAGCTCCATTGCACTAAATGTCTGGACAACAGCATTTCCTGCTTCTCTCTTTTTCTATACTGTTGATTTTAATATACTGGTTTAGTTCTGTCATGTATTCTGAATCACATGTTAAAAACAATGCCAACTTATTCACATTTTATTCATTCTTGATAATGGAAATAATGAGTCATAAATGCTGATCATCAGACTACCTGTCACCGCTTCTTCAAGCAAAGGTCATCCCAGTGAATGGTGTCCCTTGTTTAACATCATTTAAGAAGGAAGAGTGGGTGCAGAATGATATTATCTTGTTTGAAAATCTTTTGAACTTCAGGGGAGAAAATGCAAACTGCATTAATTTTTCTCAGAAGCTAGCTTCAGGTGCTGCAGTTTTTGTGAACGATTCTTTCTCAATGTCTCATAAGATTCGTGCATCAACTGTTGGCATCACTCGCTTCTGCTACGCATCTCTTGCCGGTTTTCAGTTTGAGGAGGAGCTTATGCAATTGCTAAAGATGACAGACACCACAAGGCGCCCATACATTGCAATAGTAATAATTGGTCCTTGTTTTATTTTCCGTTCATAGTATATACAGTTGTCATAAACTATTTACAACGTTAAGGCAATACCACCTAAAAGACAACTTTCTTTAATTCCTATCTACTAGCTTTGGTTTTAACACCTCAATCTGTTTAGTTTCAGTGTCCTTTGTTTTTGTTGCCAAGTaaaattgttctttacttttgGCGCAATCGGAAAAAAGGAGACATCTTATGCTGAAAATATGTTGATTTTACAGAACGAAACAAATTTGATTTGTGTTCAAGAAAAATAAAATGTGTTTATTCGATCCGTCTGATCATCGACGTTGAAAAGCTAAGCTATTGTTGTTTTGAGGCCATGACTTGTTAAATACACACACCGAAACCAACCACATGCTCTTTTTCTTATTCTTCATTATCATCAGACCGAGGacttagatttttttttcttggcaGCATCCATGTCTAAGCATAGGATTTAGTTTTTTCTGTACAATATCAGATGATTAGAGCTGCACTTCTTGTCTTGTGCTATACTGATTAATGGAGCAAAAATACTTGGTGCTATTTCAAAGTCTGGATGGTAGTATTGTACACACagatagtttttttttctttttctcaagTTCATTAGAAATACTAATGCTTGGAGATATAGTGCATCCTCAATGTATTGTCCTGTTATGTTTATGGTAGATAACATGAAAATTTAGTGGTTGTCCTGGTGAAGTCTCTTCAAGGTGTTAGTTGAAAATATTACACTCATGATGTTTAATGATTAATCACAAATGACAATTCTGCACCAAAATGATCCTTGGTCCTAGCAAGTCTTTTCTGTAAACTATCTGCAAGCAGGATAAACACTTTGTATTAGGACATATTTTGTGAGGTTTTTTTTTATGTTGTTTAACCATATGGATTGTTGATATTGTTGGTTATTGCAGATTGGAGGCAGCAACTTCTTGAGAAAAGCAACAGCGCTGCATCTGTTAGCCTCTCATTGTGATGGGTTGTTCCTTGTTGGCAAATTATCATTTCAAATAATGAATGGCCTTGGAATTCCAGTGCCCTCTTGTTTGCTGGAAAGAAATGCAACCAAGGAAGTGCTACAACTTATCCAAATAGCTCATAATAGGAATATTCCTATTTATTACCCAACAGACTTTTGGTGTTTGAACAGCAATAACAATGAAACACTAGAAATATTTGACTCAGCTGAACTATTGTCTGGTGAGTTTGACCAGGCTTtagttatttatatttgtttATGTGGTTCCAATACTCATCTCTTCTTTCTTGGGTAGCGCTTGTACTATTCGTTCTTTTGattaacatcctgtttaggatacAACTCTCATTTATTTTCTTAATTTACATGTCAAAGTATAAGTTTTTGCAAATATATACACGAATGGATGAGATGAGAAATAATCAAAGTGACTAAACATGAATGAAAGGGCTACTTATCCATCCTTGTCGCCAAAGTTCCTACTGCTTGCTGCATAGCTGCTGCCAACAGAACCATGCCCGTAACATTagtttgccaccattgaaaaatagaATGCTTGTTGCTGCTACCAGCTCCTGAAATTACCTGCATCTACGAAACAGTTCACCTGATTTGGTGATAATACATGCTTATTAGTCCATTGACGTCTATTGTTGATTATGTATTTTTTGGTATTCTAGTATTTTTGTTGCAGTCGATACCTATATTCCTCAAAATTGCTTGAAGGGGTGATTTCGATCAGTTAAGCGCTAGTAGGTACTTTATACAATAATGAAGCTTTCTGATGTCCATGTATGTTCCAGGATTAAGTGCTTTGGGCTGGACACCAGTTGATATAGGGCCATCAACACTGGAgacaatttcttcattaatgccaTCATACAAGGTAAGAAATGCTATTGCTACCAATGTGTTGAGGTTTTATGTAGTGCATAAAAATAACATTAACTGAAATGTTTAAAACATCTCACATTTTTTCATGTTTCTGTTATTAACTATGTACTGCACTATTTTAGCTGGGAAAAAATTCTAACAAAAAAATCCCACCTGTCATTCTTCCCCACCACACTCCCTCCCGCCAACCCAAGAATATGCAGAAGTGTTGTGCATGTTGCATTGTAGGAAGAACAACCAGTTTAAGGCACATTGGCTTGAAGGCCATCAGAGGACGCAGACCTTTAACTGGCTAGGGCTCGGGAGTCCATCCTTCTCCAGCGCCTCACACGCCGGGATCTGGCGGCGGTCAGCGAGCGTCTTGTTTTATGCGGATGGCATTGTCATCTTCTGCCATCTGGACAGGACAGAGTTGCTCGTGCGGCTCACTCGCATTCTTCAGCCAGCCCGGGGTTGCACACCAACTTTTCCAAGGATCTGCATGCCCTGGGCTGAACTGCATTAAAGATCTGTTCTCTGTAGCCACATTCCACATCCACCTCAACCCCTGCAGGTTCTAGCCGAGTGAGGTTGTGAATTCCAAGTTTTCTGTGTTGAATTATTTGTCAGACCTTGGGTGGGTCAGCTGACACTGCTGTGCCTGCCATTAGCATTGTCTTGAAATTCCCGCCGCACCCTGCTGACAAGCACAAACAGCAGGTGATCGGGGTTGCCATTAGCACTATCTTGACAAAAACCGAACTGCAAAACATGCTCCAAAACATGTCCCACAGCTCTATAAATTACTTTGGAAATCTGAGGCTTCATCAGAATGAAGCATTGCTGACAGCAATACACCCTGAGCAACTTGAAAGCTTATGATTGATATGTGATGATTTATGTGCTCAAGTTTACTTGGTGTAGTGTTAAATATGAGTATATGGCATTTATTGAAGTTCCTTTGTTTCTGTTACCAACTTACATGCTAAATCTTAGGAGAATCCTTTTACCCTGTCAAGTTCTAATTCTTTTTTTACATATATATTTCACACAGAAGATCCTATGGATCGGTCCTACAAGCTATGATGCAACAAAAGAAGTTTCTGTTGGGGCAATACAGCTAGGTCAGATACTGGACAAAGCAAGTCATAATAGCTGTGATGTTATTTTAGTAGGAAGTGCAGCATGCAAGGCAGTAAAAGGGATATCAGACTCCTCATCACAATACACAACCTTTGAAAATGGATCTATTGTATGGGAATTTCTCAAAGGAAGAATATTGCCTGGTATTGCAGCATTGGACAAAGTACGCCGTGCTCTAATACTATTTCTGTTACTCAGTCTGTGAGTGCACTGAAAACGTtatcaagttttttttttaatataaaaAAGCTGATGCTTCTCAGCGTATGTGTGTGCATATACAATCAATGCATTATGCATGACATAAATCTTATCTCAAgttctcaacattttcaagagCCTGATATCCTGATTCACCTAGCATGCCAACAGATATGTGCATACCTGTACAATTAAAGTCTCATTTTCGAGTGATCCTACTATGGATTTAACAATGTAAATATAAAATTTTCTTGAAATTACATGTACAAATCGAGGAAGTTCTCTGTCTCTAAATTATTTTAAGAGCACATTccaatatttgacatggtcatttTTCTGTTTGTTATAATGCTAAGAACTGGTCATATAATCTTCTAGATCACTTTACTCTTTAATGCAGTACTTTCATTTGAAATTCCAGAGTTTATAGTTCTACAGCTCACAAGCAATACTAAATTAACAGAAAGGGATTGAGCAAAACAAAACTTGAACATATACAGTTGTGTAAGAGATGATGATATCCATAACAATTATTAAATATGGATCCATGGGAAAATAGTTAAATTGAGTTTTCCGTACAAAAATTAATAACGAAATTTAGTTTTCCGATTGATGATTTGTGGCTACATGCTTATTGAGTCCTAGCACCAACTAGCTCATTGTTGCATTAATTTTCGCAACTGTATTCATAAATTATATTTCATAGCAGAAACAATCATTGCCCTGTGATGGATTCCATTCCTATATGGGTCAGATGTCTAAGAGGCATTCTCTTCTATTTCTATTGCATTTGACGGCATATTGACATGTGCATGTAATTTTCTACAGTATCATTTT from Lolium rigidum isolate FL_2022 chromosome 4, APGP_CSIRO_Lrig_0.1, whole genome shotgun sequence encodes the following:
- the LOC124706468 gene encoding phosphoglycerate kinase-like isoform X3 encodes the protein MQVWGAQLTSPTPLRREPWPLFGGCSESTRDSCCFLGSQKPLCKAQCSQVSHSSSTTDAAHLQKEDMNSCVDRPTSYLHVQTLRDFPVEKLFGEVVLVRLDSVILLDPLGSCNLSLKRTLSTIKYLYKAGAKVLLVTSWDPVLQSVMPVLNSTESLADYLSPLLQAKVIPVNGVPCLTSFKKEEWVQNDIILFENLLNFRGENANCINFSQKLASGAAVFVNDSFSMSHKIRASTVGITRFCYASLAGFQFEEELMQLLKMTDTTRRPYIAIIGGSNFLRKATALHLLASHCDGLFLVGKLSFQIMNGLGIPVPSCLLERNATKEVLQLIQIAHNRNIPIYYPTDFWCLNSNNNETLEIFDSAELLSGLSALGWTPVDIGPSTLETISSLMPSYKKILWIGPTSYDATKEVSVGAIQLGQILDKASHNSCDVILVGSAACKAVKGISDSSSQYTTFENGSIVWEFLKGRILPGIAALDKSYPYKISWDDVFSDPEQPLFVDIGSGNGLFLYQMARNWDGSNFLGLEMNEKLVIRCLQEVASAGKRNLYFLSTNATSTFRSIISSYPGQLTLVTIQLLSFLCSAQILTSTKSKIGGKWYEECSSKLLPIFFRSMGRFTYSLMWSPSCSE
- the LOC124706468 gene encoding phosphoglycerate kinase-like isoform X1 — encoded protein: MQVWGAQLTSPTPLRREPWPLFGGCSESTRDSCCFLGSQKPLCKAQCSQVSHSSSTTDAAHLQKEDMNSCVDRPTSYLHVQTLRDFPVEKLFGEVVLVRLDSVILLDPLGSCNLSLKRTLSTIKYLYKAGAKVLLVTSWDPVLQSVMPVLNSTESLADYLSPLLQAKVIPVNGVPCLTSFKKEEWVQNDIILFENLLNFRGENANCINFSQKLASGAAVFVNDSFSMSHKIRASTVGITRFCYASLAGFQFEEELMQLLKMTDTTRRPYIAIIGGSNFLRKATALHLLASHCDGLFLVGKLSFQIMNGLGIPVPSCLLERNATKEVLQLIQIAHNRNIPIYYPTDFWCLNSNNNETLEIFDSAELLSGLSALGWTPVDIGPSTLETISSLMPSYKKILWIGPTSYDATKEVSVGAIQLGQILDKASHNSCDVILVGSAACKAVKGISDSSSQYTTFENGSIVWEFLKGRILPGIAALDKSYPYKISWDDVFSDPEQPLFVDIGSGNGLFLYQMARNWDGSNFLGLEMNEKLVIRCLQEVASAGKRNLYFLSTNATSTFRSIISSYPGQLTLVTIQCPNPDFNKEQNRWKMVRRMLVEAVADLLQINGKIYLQSDVESVLLGMKEQFISHGKGLLVVDGDDDGNDQIENPFGVMSDWERHVLARGAPMYRTMLRKV
- the LOC124706468 gene encoding phosphoglycerate kinase-like isoform X2, with the translated sequence MQVWGAQLTSPTPLRREPWPLFGGCSESTRDSCCFLGSQKPLCKAQCSQVSHSSSTTDAAHLQKEDMNSCVDRPTSYLHVQTLRDFPVEKLFGEVVLVRLDSVILLDPLGSCNLSLKRTLSTIKYLYKAGAKVLLVTSWDPVLQSVMPVLNSTESLADYLSPLLQAKVIPVNGVPCLTSFKKEEWVQNDIILFENLLNFRGENANCINFSQKLASGAAVFVNDSFSMSHKIRASTVGITRFCYASLAGFQFEEELMQLLKMTDTTRRPYIAIIGGSNFLRKATALHLLASHCDGLFLVGKLSFQIMNGLGIPVPSCLLERNATKEVLQLIQIAHNRNIPIYYPTDFWCLNSNNNETLEIFDSAELLSGLSALGWTPVDIGPSTLETISSLMPSYKKILWIGPTSYDATKEVSVGAIQLGQILDKASHNSCDVILVGSAACKAVKGISDSSSQYTTFENGSIVWEFLKGRILPGIAALDKSYPYKISWDDVFSDPEQPLFVDIGSGNGLFLYQMARNWDGSNFLGLEMNEKLVIRCLQEVASAGKRNLYFLSTNATSTFRSIISSYPGQLTLVTIQVHVTLWYYGISSQYSAQILTSTKSKIGGKWYEECSSKLLPIFFRSMGRFTYSLMWSPSCSE